The stretch of DNA GAGTGGCGGAAAGACGCCTTGGCTGACTCCGAAGTAAAGGTAGTGCAGCACGCTCCCCTCGTCGTACACGCCGAGCGCCATGTTGTCGGCGCACGGGATATTGCCGACAAGGATGCCAAACCCGATCGGGCAAAGCAGCAAGGGCTCGTAGTCCTTGAGGATTGCCAACGCGATGAAGACCAATCCAACGAGGAGCATCCCCAGATTGCCCGGCGACATCTGATAGAAGCCGGTGGTCTTCAAGAACTCGAGCAGGATGTCCATCGAGCGGATTGCCGAGCGTTACGGGCTTGGTGGCGAAAACGGTAGTGCGGTGCTCTATCGGTCCGATTGCCGGGTCGCATGAACGGCCCATCCGATTGCCGCAACGAGTCGCGGATCGATGTCATCGTCACGTGAGGACTTTGTCGCGGCGCCCTTGCCAGATGGCAGGTCGTGGTGCGATTCGATCTCGGGAAGGTAGGGCCCGAGCGCGCTGAGTAACCTCGGCAGAGCGGCAATGAACAGGCTGATCGCCGCTAGCGCCGCAAAAACGATCAGCAGACCGGTGATCGTGATCGCAATTCCATTCCCATCGATGATCGCTCGGACCCCGGACAGATTCTCTGCGAAGAGAACCCCGGCTTGGGCGTTCAGCTGCATATCGAGCACTCCGTCAGTGGTACGCCAGCGCGCCTGCCGC from Botrimarina mediterranea encodes:
- a CDS encoding OadG family protein; its protein translation is MQLNAQAGVLFAENLSGVRAIIDGNGIAITITGLLIVFAALAAISLFIAALPRLLSALGPYLPEIESHHDLPSGKGAATKSSRDDDIDPRLVAAIGWAVHATRQSDR